One Parafrankia irregularis DNA window includes the following coding sequences:
- a CDS encoding bis-aminopropyl spermidine synthase family protein has protein sequence MTGEKSTVDAVAAFVGGFGVRSRPLREILSLLTRGSQPIEALIALTATPRRAVEDLLRSIGGDLEESPEGLRIRPELTARYREFFGLGELAAPADDQPAGTARAAGLGPAEGFDATDGVGPAADPESAARVRALAELIEGAPAPRRDLDHVAATAPTLARRASWLCSTYDLAGRRVLFVGDHDLTSVALARVCPRADITVVDLDERTLAYIDATARSEGLPIRTLFGDLRFMLPPAAREWADLVFTDPPYTPDGVGLFLGRGLSGLRDKVNGVVVVAYGHSRLHPMLGFQVQQSAQQLGVVFETILPAFNRYHGAQAVGSASDLYVCAPTSRTWKVLDRVSEGFGTRIYTHGRQSVESAAGADRAAGDGGSAATRASAPSASPASPASPASPPSSASRPATVIGETAGPPGARRLGLRVLFAGSDYLRDLDADAAFEVDLTADPGPLLLRGLLAVTGTHVRFLVPADHPDVSTPAARAQLTDLLASKYRLSFPPSSPSSGGAQHVTVEAALIDPEGTVSGDLLARWLLERAHGRIGNVLREGVIRVAARDGRALSKNEARAVVRALVGEAEQDVLTLTLVETPRGRLERLLGALRAAPAGFGVG, from the coding sequence ATGACCGGCGAAAAGTCCACGGTGGATGCTGTCGCGGCCTTTGTCGGCGGCTTCGGTGTGCGTTCGCGACCGCTCCGCGAAATTCTCTCGCTGTTGACCCGGGGCAGCCAGCCGATCGAGGCGCTCATCGCCCTGACGGCAACCCCGCGAAGGGCTGTGGAGGACCTTCTGCGCAGTATTGGGGGCGACCTCGAAGAAAGTCCCGAAGGGCTGCGCATCCGACCGGAGCTCACCGCCCGGTACCGCGAATTCTTCGGGTTGGGCGAGCTGGCCGCGCCAGCCGACGACCAACCGGCCGGCACCGCGCGGGCCGCGGGCCTCGGCCCCGCCGAAGGCTTCGACGCCACCGACGGCGTCGGCCCCGCGGCGGATCCCGAGTCCGCCGCGCGGGTGCGGGCGCTGGCCGAGCTGATCGAGGGGGCGCCCGCTCCGCGCCGTGACCTCGACCATGTCGCCGCCACGGCGCCGACCCTGGCCCGCCGCGCGAGCTGGCTGTGCTCCACCTACGATCTCGCCGGTCGGCGGGTGCTGTTCGTCGGCGACCATGATCTGACCTCGGTCGCGCTGGCCCGGGTCTGCCCGCGGGCCGACATCACCGTGGTCGACCTCGACGAACGGACCCTTGCGTACATCGACGCGACAGCCCGTTCGGAAGGCCTCCCGATCCGTACCCTTTTCGGTGATCTGCGATTCATGCTCCCGCCCGCGGCGCGGGAATGGGCGGATCTCGTCTTCACCGACCCTCCGTACACGCCGGATGGTGTCGGGCTGTTTCTGGGGCGCGGCCTTTCGGGCCTGCGGGACAAGGTGAACGGCGTGGTGGTCGTCGCCTACGGGCACAGCCGCCTCCATCCGATGCTGGGATTTCAGGTCCAGCAGTCCGCACAGCAGCTCGGCGTTGTTTTCGAGACAATTCTCCCGGCCTTCAACCGCTACCACGGGGCGCAGGCGGTGGGCAGCGCGAGTGACCTGTACGTGTGCGCGCCGACCAGCCGGACCTGGAAGGTCCTCGACCGGGTGTCCGAAGGTTTCGGAACCCGCATCTACACCCACGGCCGCCAGTCGGTGGAAAGCGCCGCCGGCGCGGACCGGGCCGCTGGAGACGGCGGTTCCGCGGCGACCCGGGCCTCCGCGCCGTCCGCATCACCCGCATCACCCGCATCACCCGCATCGCCGCCTTCGAGTGCATCCAGGCCGGCCACGGTGATCGGCGAGACGGCCGGGCCGCCGGGAGCCCGCCGACTGGGGCTACGGGTGCTTTTCGCCGGTTCGGACTATCTGCGCGATCTCGACGCCGATGCGGCCTTCGAGGTCGACCTCACCGCGGATCCAGGGCCGTTGCTCCTGCGTGGGCTGCTGGCCGTGACCGGGACGCACGTTCGGTTCCTGGTGCCGGCGGACCATCCCGATGTCTCCACCCCGGCCGCCCGCGCCCAGCTCACGGATCTGCTGGCCTCGAAATACCGGCTGAGCTTCCCGCCGTCGTCGCCCTCGTCGGGCGGTGCGCAGCACGTGACCGTCGAGGCGGCGTTGATCGACCCCGAGGGGACCGTCAGCGGCGATCTCCTCGCCCGATGGTTGCTGGAACGTGCCCACGGCCGGATCGGGAACGTCCTGCGCGAAGGTGTCATCCGCGTCGCGGCGCGGGACGGGCGAGCACTGTCGAAGAACGAGGCCCGGGCCGTCGTCCGCGCCCTGGTGGGCGAGGCCGAGCAGGACGTCCTGACGTTGACCCTGGTGGAGACGCCGCGGGGGCGGCTGGAACGCCTGCTGGGCGCGCTGCGGGCCGCACCGGCCGGGTTCGGCGTGGGCTGA
- a CDS encoding NAD(P)/FAD-dependent oxidoreductase, whose protein sequence is MARPRVVVLGGGFAGLRLLRRLEALLPADRAELIVISPVDHLLYTSLVPQVCASTVEPRHLAVSLPAVLRRTLLCLGDAVAADLAAPADAQAPAGLSAPDGGLAASAGLAAPAAMAAPAATAAGVGRRTVTVRAADGSTRAITWDRLVIAAGSVTATPDVPGLAEHALGLKNLDEAVALRDHVLSRLELADATDDPRRRGALCTFVVVGGGYTGTELAAQMAAFTRRAAAAYRRLRPADVRWLLVDHSPRLLHDLAPALGRRAARVLSRRGIELRLGTSAVRIGPDSLTLAEGGSSVRRHTQVATHTVVWCAGVCASPLAAALGLPTEHGRIVTDEFFRVPSVEDVFALGDIAAVPDSARGGAPAGQTAQHAVRQGAAAARNVAASLGVGSPRPYRHRDLGFVVDLGGRDAVANPFGVTLSGPPAALLTRGYHLASLPATANRMRVATDWLLNAAFGQEITHYVPSGTQQETIATAEHTGIYRTPKS, encoded by the coding sequence GTGGCCAGGCCCCGGGTGGTCGTGCTCGGCGGTGGCTTCGCCGGGCTGCGCCTGCTGCGCCGGCTCGAGGCGCTGCTGCCCGCCGACCGGGCCGAGCTGATCGTGATCTCCCCGGTGGATCACCTGCTGTACACCTCGCTGGTACCGCAGGTCTGTGCCAGCACCGTCGAGCCCCGCCATCTCGCCGTGTCGCTGCCCGCCGTGCTGCGGCGGACCCTGCTGTGTCTCGGTGACGCGGTCGCGGCCGACCTGGCGGCACCGGCCGATGCGCAGGCCCCGGCTGGCCTGTCAGCCCCGGATGGCGGCCTCGCAGCCTCGGCTGGCCTCGCAGCCCCGGCCGCGATGGCAGCCCCGGCCGCGACAGCTGCCGGAGTCGGCCGGCGGACGGTGACCGTGCGTGCCGCCGACGGGTCGACCCGGGCGATCACCTGGGACCGGCTGGTCATCGCCGCCGGTTCGGTGACGGCGACACCGGACGTACCGGGGCTCGCCGAGCATGCCCTGGGCCTGAAGAACCTCGACGAGGCCGTGGCGCTGCGTGACCACGTGTTGTCCCGGCTGGAGCTCGCCGACGCCACCGACGACCCGCGCCGCCGCGGCGCGCTGTGCACGTTCGTCGTGGTCGGCGGCGGCTACACCGGCACGGAGCTGGCCGCGCAGATGGCGGCGTTCACCCGACGGGCCGCGGCGGCCTACCGACGCCTGCGGCCGGCGGACGTCCGGTGGCTGCTGGTGGACCACTCCCCCCGGCTGCTGCACGATCTCGCGCCGGCACTCGGCCGGCGCGCGGCACGGGTGCTGTCCCGGCGCGGGATCGAGCTGCGCCTGGGCACCTCGGCCGTGCGGATCGGCCCGGACTCGCTCACCCTCGCCGAGGGCGGGTCCAGCGTCCGCCGGCACACCCAGGTCGCGACCCACACCGTCGTATGGTGCGCCGGTGTGTGCGCCAGCCCGCTCGCCGCGGCGCTCGGCCTGCCGACCGAGCACGGCCGGATCGTGACCGACGAGTTCTTCCGGGTGCCGTCGGTCGAAGATGTCTTCGCCCTCGGTGACATCGCCGCGGTGCCGGACTCGGCCCGCGGCGGTGCGCCCGCCGGTCAGACCGCCCAGCACGCCGTCCGCCAGGGCGCGGCGGCGGCCCGCAACGTCGCGGCGTCGCTCGGCGTCGGGTCGCCGCGCCCCTACCGACATCGTGACCTGGGCTTCGTCGTGGATCTCGGTGGCCGTGACGCGGTGGCGAACCCTTTCGGTGTCACGCTGAGCGGGCCACCCGCGGCCCTGCTGACCCGCGGCTACCATCTGGCGTCACTCCCGGCGACCGCGAACCGAATGCGGGTGGCGACCGACTGGCTGCTCAACGCCGCCTTCGGCCAGGAGATCACCCACTACGTTCCGTCCGGCACGCAGCAGGAGACGATCGCCACCGCCGAACACACCGGGATCTACCGCACGCCGAAGAGTTGA